The following are from one region of the Sphingomonas sp. J315 genome:
- a CDS encoding sodium:proton antiporter, with protein sequence MTILYALTGAGIIGCAIFMILSRNLVRMLLGLSLLATGTNLLLFLAGRIGSEQPPIIRDGAKALGVSADPVAQALILTAIVIGFALTVMLGVLVLRAWRSGGTVDAREVDAAEMVGPAQERDDLHG encoded by the coding sequence GTGACGATCCTTTACGCGCTCACCGGGGCGGGCATCATCGGCTGCGCGATCTTCATGATCCTGTCGCGCAATCTCGTCCGGATGCTGCTCGGTCTGTCCCTGCTCGCGACCGGCACCAACCTGCTGCTGTTTCTTGCCGGGCGGATTGGCAGCGAACAGCCCCCGATCATCCGCGATGGTGCCAAGGCGCTGGGCGTGTCCGCGGATCCGGTTGCACAAGCACTGATCCTCACCGCGATCGTCATCGGGTTCGCGCTGACGGTGATGCTGGGCGTGCTGGTGCTGCGCGCATGGCGTTCGGGCGGTACGGTCGATGCGCGCGAGGTGGATGCCGCGGAGATGGTCGGCCCGGCTCAGGAACGGGATGACCTGCATGGGTGA
- a CDS encoding Na+/H+ antiporter subunit E, which translates to MKQLRRLRAICVLTAIFLWDLVVASVSVARIVLAPTIRTHPAIIAVPVSVRRPWAVALFAYFTSLTPGSTCLHVSDDRTRLYLHILDTQDAEASVARFKQLYERWILELEA; encoded by the coding sequence ATGAAGCAACTCCGCCGTCTCCGGGCGATATGCGTCCTGACCGCGATCTTTCTGTGGGACCTGGTCGTCGCATCCGTCTCGGTCGCACGTATCGTGCTGGCGCCGACGATCCGCACGCATCCGGCGATCATCGCCGTGCCCGTGTCGGTGAGACGGCCCTGGGCCGTGGCGCTGTTCGCCTATTTCACCTCGCTCACACCGGGGTCGACCTGTCTGCACGTGTCGGACGACCGCACGCGCCTCTATCTTCACATCCTCGATACCCAAGATGCCGAGGCGTCGGTCGCGCGGTTCAAGCAACTCTACGAACGCTGGATCCTGGAGCTGGAGGCATGA
- a CDS encoding proton-conducting transporter membrane subunit, which yields MLADSPASVASAVAAALLLGGLMLKSGLAPFHLWLPASYHTAPTTVAAVFAGLLTKMGFYALLLVMVVIFGVGRGAPGGAQLTPLLGGIAALTMLLCVAGALGQTDMRRILAYHVVAQVGYMMAALALGTRDGVTAAIFYMVHSMIVQANLFFGAGLIRRASASWDLTRAGGIVRREPLFALLFAVPVLSLSGIPPFSGFWAKLFVIRESLDADMAWLGGVALLAGLLTIVSMSTFWSDACWKDARRTSMRAVPKSGLVAMALLSAATVVIGLMPQWLWSIAQLSARLLEGQG from the coding sequence GTGCTGGCGGACAGCCCGGCAAGCGTCGCATCGGCAGTTGCCGCGGCGCTGCTGCTCGGCGGGCTGATGCTGAAGTCGGGGCTGGCGCCGTTCCACCTGTGGCTTCCGGCCTCCTATCACACGGCACCGACCACGGTAGCGGCGGTGTTCGCGGGGCTGCTGACCAAGATGGGTTTCTATGCGCTCCTGCTGGTGATGGTGGTGATCTTCGGGGTGGGGCGAGGTGCGCCGGGGGGCGCCCAATTGACACCTCTGCTCGGTGGCATCGCCGCGCTGACGATGCTGCTGTGCGTCGCTGGCGCGCTGGGACAAACCGATATGCGGCGCATCCTCGCATATCATGTCGTCGCGCAGGTCGGGTATATGATGGCGGCGCTCGCGCTGGGGACGCGCGACGGGGTGACCGCAGCGATCTTCTACATGGTGCATTCGATGATCGTGCAGGCGAACCTGTTTTTCGGGGCCGGGCTGATCCGCCGTGCCTCGGCCAGCTGGGATCTGACCCGCGCGGGTGGCATCGTGCGGCGCGAGCCCCTGTTCGCCTTGCTGTTCGCGGTTCCGGTATTGTCACTGTCGGGCATCCCGCCCTTTTCAGGTTTCTGGGCGAAGCTGTTCGTGATCCGCGAGAGCCTCGACGCCGACATGGCCTGGCTGGGCGGTGTCGCCTTGCTGGCGGGCCTGCTGACGATCGTTTCCATGTCGACCTTCTGGTCCGATGCCTGCTGGAAGGATGCGCGGCGCACATCGATGCGCGCGGTGCCGAAGAGCGGACTGGTGGCGATGGCACTGCTCTCCGCCGCCACCGTGGTGATCGGGCTGATGCCGCAATGGCTGTGGTCGATCGCGCAGCTGTCGGCGCGGTTGCTGGAGGGACAGGGATGA